A DNA window from Ensifer sp. WSM1721 contains the following coding sequences:
- a CDS encoding O-antigen ligase family protein → MSEIVKTTTTQFHFDSHPRTLHVHLSAIERAVLYVAVFLAPYATLRFSDLFFTFSDFFFCLSLFLLFITGRIWTKPLGEATPLWLVAFLLLFVGMMIGSLFHNSPERGLIVTAQYLFAYIFLMFILIRDEPKEAYRLAAIFLTSIILIDIHGIITFYFVGYVPGEGRGVVTGGRRLATLLRNPNLAAAMNALTLPILLFFWSTGRIKSYLALPVLALFLVTVILTSSNSGLFVTSICLVIFTALISTPKLIFRLALGVGILVAVVGGFGNKDLLPKTFQTRVLGALSSGDISEAGTFLSRAALMEEAIQMISDEQIKLVGIGADQFRERSVQAAPVHNLYLLLWVEGGLLALIGWIMFSAIGVLRGITLNRAGGDKRALAAIITSVVVFLTIALFNPHMYARYWTIPIFLCCGLSLAQLRRAVKLERGAI, encoded by the coding sequence GTGTCAGAAATCGTTAAAACAACGACAACCCAATTTCATTTTGACAGCCACCCGCGCACACTGCATGTACACCTGTCTGCGATCGAGCGTGCTGTCCTCTACGTAGCAGTGTTTTTAGCGCCCTATGCAACATTGCGATTTTCCGATCTATTCTTTACCTTCAGTGATTTCTTTTTCTGCTTAAGCCTTTTTCTTCTTTTCATAACAGGGCGCATTTGGACTAAGCCGCTGGGCGAGGCAACGCCACTTTGGCTTGTCGCGTTCCTGCTCTTGTTCGTGGGGATGATGATTGGCAGCCTTTTCCATAACAGTCCCGAACGGGGGCTGATTGTGACGGCACAGTATTTGTTCGCCTACATATTCTTGATGTTCATTCTGATCCGTGATGAACCTAAGGAAGCTTATCGTCTGGCGGCCATTTTCCTGACCAGCATAATCCTCATAGACATTCACGGCATCATTACCTTCTATTTCGTTGGCTATGTGCCTGGCGAGGGAAGGGGCGTAGTTACGGGGGGGCGGCGTTTGGCTACACTCCTTCGAAACCCGAACTTGGCTGCGGCGATGAATGCCCTGACGCTCCCTATTCTGCTCTTTTTCTGGTCGACCGGCCGGATCAAGTCATATCTCGCTTTACCGGTACTGGCGCTATTTCTAGTTACAGTGATACTTACTAGCTCGAATAGCGGTTTGTTTGTGACGTCGATTTGCTTGGTTATCTTCACGGCGCTCATTTCAACGCCCAAGTTGATATTTCGTCTGGCACTGGGAGTCGGCATACTTGTTGCGGTTGTGGGCGGATTTGGGAACAAGGACCTGCTGCCCAAGACATTTCAAACGCGTGTCTTGGGCGCGCTTTCCTCCGGCGACATCTCTGAAGCGGGAACTTTCCTATCGAGAGCCGCACTTATGGAGGAGGCGATCCAGATGATATCTGACGAACAGATCAAACTGGTGGGAATTGGCGCAGATCAATTCCGAGAAAGAAGTGTACAAGCTGCTCCCGTTCACAACCTCTATCTTCTTCTCTGGGTGGAAGGCGGACTGCTCGCGCTGATTGGTTGGATCATGTTTTCAGCGATCGGCGTGCTGCGTGGAATTACGCTCAACAGGGCTGGTGGAGATAAGCGCGCATTGGCAGCGATTATTACGAGCGTCGTCGTTTTCCTCACGATCGCTTTGTTCAATCCCCACATGTATGCGAGGTACTGGACGATACCGATTTTTTTGTGCTGCGGCCTAAGCCTTGCGCAG